In Halomarina salina, one DNA window encodes the following:
- a CDS encoding DUF7535 family protein encodes MSESDDPSGLTGTLRTVTPEYFGRPDAEMDVFGWSMFLGLVILLVPLLPFIVIVWLISKLAERGHRRAQNR; translated from the coding sequence ATGAGCGAATCGGACGACCCGAGCGGTCTGACTGGCACGCTACGAACCGTCACGCCGGAGTACTTCGGCCGCCCCGACGCCGAGATGGACGTCTTCGGCTGGTCGATGTTCCTCGGCCTCGTCATCCTGCTCGTCCCGCTGCTCCCGTTCATCGTCATCGTCTGGCTCATCTCGAAACTGGCCGAGCGGGGCCACCGGCGCGCACAGAACAGGTAG
- a CDS encoding ornithine cyclodeaminase family protein, which produces MQTLLLNRADVVENARMADVIRAVEDAFAAYERGNAQMPAKSYIDLPEYNGDFRSMPAYLNAGDWDAAGVKWVNVHTDNVEKHDLPTVMGTIIYSDPETAFPLAVMDGTTVTRLRTGAAAAVATDHLAVEDATSLGIVGAGVQSYSQLEAIASIRPIETVVVSDLDDERVQAFVDRFGDAFDVRSGSIEEAAACDVLSTVTPVESPIVRREWLGDHTHVNAMGADAEGKHEHDDRTLLDATLVIDDYAQTTHSGEINVPWSEGTLTDEDIHGSIGEIVVGDREGRTAETGISLFDSTGLAIQDIATAHVVYAHANDNDNGDPFDLIDTRVR; this is translated from the coding sequence ATGCAAACGCTGCTCCTGAACCGCGCGGACGTCGTCGAGAACGCGCGGATGGCCGACGTCATCCGCGCCGTCGAGGACGCCTTCGCCGCCTACGAACGCGGGAACGCCCAGATGCCCGCGAAGTCCTACATCGACCTCCCCGAGTACAACGGCGACTTCCGCTCGATGCCCGCCTACCTGAACGCGGGCGACTGGGACGCCGCGGGCGTGAAGTGGGTCAACGTTCACACCGACAACGTCGAGAAACACGACCTCCCGACCGTCATGGGGACCATCATCTACTCGGACCCCGAGACGGCGTTCCCGCTCGCGGTGATGGACGGCACCACCGTCACCCGCCTCCGGACCGGCGCGGCCGCCGCCGTCGCCACCGACCACCTCGCCGTCGAGGACGCCACCTCGCTGGGCATCGTCGGCGCGGGCGTGCAGTCGTACTCGCAACTCGAAGCCATCGCCTCCATCCGGCCCATCGAGACGGTCGTCGTCTCGGACCTCGACGACGAGCGCGTGCAGGCGTTCGTCGACCGCTTCGGCGACGCCTTCGACGTGCGCTCGGGGTCCATCGAGGAAGCAGCGGCCTGCGACGTCCTCTCGACGGTGACGCCCGTCGAGTCGCCCATCGTGAGACGGGAGTGGCTGGGCGACCACACGCACGTCAACGCGATGGGCGCGGACGCGGAGGGGAAACACGAACACGACGACCGGACGCTCCTCGACGCGACGCTCGTCATCGACGACTACGCCCAGACGACCCACTCCGGCGAGATAAACGTCCCGTGGAGCGAGGGCACGCTCACCGACGAGGACATCCACGGCTCCATCGGCGAGATAGTGGTCGGCGACCGAGAGGGGCGCACCGCGGAGACGGGCATCTCGCTGTTCGACTCGACCGGCCTCGCCATCCAGGACATCGCCACCGCGCACGTCGTCTACGCCCACGCGAACGACAACGACAACGGCGACCCGTTCGACCTCATCGACACGCGGGTCAGGTAA